Proteins from a genomic interval of Syngnathoides biaculeatus isolate LvHL_M chromosome 23, ASM1980259v1, whole genome shotgun sequence:
- the hlx1 gene encoding H2.0-like homeobox protein, whose translation MYTAGLNPFYASNFSLWSAYCAGGFAVDAAKKPSFCIAELLQAGDADNLPGSSALMVHVGQHRASSGGSPLRPSPVGPGGEAHASVYGARVSSGSPYHRQGLQLTSVPRAALNSSQSPAPSSKDLKFGIDRILSSDFDAKGKDKLRDLTSIVSCSRQSGVHIPIQPAAGQYFSSMEPGMSDASAMMGTLGGSARQPGQHQFQDTFPGPYAVLTKDTMPQTYKRKRSWSRAVFSNLQRKGLEKRFEIQKYVTKPDRKQLAAMLGLTDAQVKVWFQNRRMKWRHSKEAQAHKDKDKDAEQPGGTPESGKDPKETPESECDSDERSECESDDAPDHDKSNAAALHLDLCEGNKTSVIINASVEAPHSDSASSSSSSSSSTSSLSSSHPQLLI comes from the exons ATGTACACCGCCGGGCTCAACCCCTTCTACGCGTCCAATTTCAGCCTTTGGTCTGCGTACTGCGCTGGAGGTTTCGCGGTGGACGCCGCCAAGAAGCCGTCTTTTTGCATCGCGGAGCTCCTCCAGGCCGGCGATGCGGACAACTTGCCCGGCTCCTCCGCACTCATGGTGCATGTGGGCCAGCACCGCGCGTCCTCCGGCGGATCCCCGCTGCGCCCCTCCCCGGTCGGACCCGGGGGGGAGGCTCACGCGTCCGTGTACGGGGCGAGGGTGAGCTCCGGGTCCCCGTACCACAGACAAGGACTACAGCTGACCTCCGTGCCCAGAGCGGCGCTCAACTCCTCGCAGTCTCCTGCGCCTTCGAGCAAAGACCTCAAATTCGGAATTGATCGGATATTGTCCTCGGACTTTGACGCCAAGGGCAAGGACAAGTTGAGAG ATCTGACTTCCATCGTTAGCTGCAGCCGTCAGTCAGGCGTCCACATCCCCATTCAGCCTGCGGCCGGCCAGTACTTCTCCTCCATGGAACCCGGGATGAGCGACGCCTCCGCCATGATGGGCACACTGGGCGGCAGCGCCAGGCAACCGGGCCAGCATCAGTTTCAGGACACCTTCCCAG GTCCGTACGCCGTGCTCACGAAGGACACCATGCCGCAGACCTACAAGAGGAAGCGGTCCTGGTCCAGGGCCGTCTTCTCCAACCTGCAGAGGAAAGGCCTGGAGAAGAGGTTTGAGATCCAGAAGTACGTCACCAAGCCCGACAGAAAACAGCTGGCGGCCATGCTGGGACTGACGGACGCGCAG GTGAAAGTCTGGTTCCAGAACCGGCGCATGAAGTGGCGACACTCCAAGGAGGCGCAGGCCCACAAGGACAAGGACAAGGACGCCGAGCAGCCGGGCGGGACGCCCGAGTCCGGCAAGGACCCCAAAGAGACGCCCGAGTCCGAGTGCGACAGCGACGAGCGCAGCGAGTGCGAGTCTGACGACGCGCCGGACCACGACAAAAGCAACGCGGCCGCGCTCCATTTGGACCTTTGCGAGGGCAACAAAACCAGCGTCATCATCAACGCCAGCGTGGAGGCGCCCCACTCGGattccgcttcttcttcttcttcatcgtcGTCTTCTACTTCTTCGTTGTCTTCTTCTCACCCTCAGCTTCTAATATGA